A genome region from Pseudomonas helmanticensis includes the following:
- a CDS encoding ShlB/FhaC/HecB family hemolysin secretion/activation protein: MSSPALVARLCLALLCLSPLQTVVAAPTPGDTDLIRERQNRLLEEQQRRLDELKELPGKDARPVQPAAPTDTRCFLIKDIELKGADSLSEREKTHLLQAYIGTCVGVPQLNQLLKAITDHYIEKGLVTSRAYLPQQDLSAGHLKVLVVEGKLEGIKGADNSKLSDRELAMAFPGKAGDLINLREIEQMVDQLNRLPSNQTKMELSPGKNVGGSEVLVTNTPEKPWRAGLSRNNDGQRSTGEQQWGTSFDWDSPLGLADQLNLRGGHDAMTDHQHTSNNAMLNYSLPWGWWNFSYTYSQSEYRSLIAANGFNFKQTGDSENHQLRAERVIHRDAVSKTSLSTGLSYLRTNSFIEDSKLKLSSNRISEAQFGLNHGRRIGSAFVNVDLGMQQGIGAFDAQGSHDPGPGEPDARYRKYTATLSYLQPFKVWGESFSFSSLMTGQRSEDVLFSPQRSSLGGSSSIRGYKDQSLSGDSGGYWRNDLRWSRPVTAQWLRPVFAEYGTSLGYDQGVIRGDRYNGDQHGRMSSNSVELFARGQHVAASVTFAHSLERPDALTEREAPIYFRLDFFI, from the coding sequence ATGTCCTCACCCGCCCTCGTGGCGAGGTTGTGCTTGGCTTTGCTGTGCCTTTCTCCGCTCCAAACCGTAGTTGCTGCACCCACACCCGGTGACACCGATCTGATCCGCGAACGCCAGAATCGCCTGCTCGAAGAGCAGCAGCGGCGTCTCGATGAACTCAAGGAATTGCCTGGCAAGGACGCCCGGCCCGTACAACCGGCAGCGCCCACCGATACTCGCTGTTTCCTGATCAAAGACATCGAGCTCAAAGGCGCCGACAGCCTTTCCGAGCGCGAGAAAACGCATCTGCTTCAAGCCTACATCGGTACATGCGTGGGGGTGCCGCAGCTCAACCAACTGCTGAAAGCCATCACCGATCACTACATCGAAAAAGGCCTGGTCACCAGTCGCGCGTATCTGCCGCAACAGGATCTGTCCGCCGGGCACCTGAAAGTGCTGGTGGTCGAAGGCAAACTCGAAGGCATAAAGGGCGCCGACAACAGCAAGCTTTCCGATCGCGAATTGGCCATGGCTTTCCCCGGCAAGGCAGGTGACCTGATCAACCTGCGCGAGATCGAGCAGATGGTCGATCAGCTCAATCGACTGCCGTCGAATCAGACCAAGATGGAATTGTCGCCCGGCAAAAACGTTGGCGGCAGCGAGGTGCTGGTCACCAACACGCCGGAAAAACCCTGGCGTGCTGGTTTGTCGCGCAACAACGACGGCCAGCGCAGCACCGGTGAGCAGCAGTGGGGCACCTCGTTCGATTGGGACAGCCCGCTCGGCCTCGCCGATCAGTTGAATCTGCGTGGCGGTCACGATGCGATGACTGATCATCAGCACACCTCCAACAACGCCATGCTCAATTACAGTCTGCCGTGGGGCTGGTGGAACTTCAGCTACACCTACAGCCAGAGCGAATACCGCTCGCTGATTGCCGCCAACGGATTCAATTTCAAGCAGACCGGCGACAGCGAAAACCATCAGTTGCGTGCCGAGCGGGTGATCCACCGCGACGCCGTCAGCAAGACCTCGCTCAGTACCGGTCTGTCGTACCTGCGCACCAACAGCTTCATTGAAGACAGCAAGCTGAAACTGAGCAGCAACCGCATCAGCGAAGCGCAGTTTGGTCTCAACCATGGCCGTCGAATCGGCAGTGCTTTCGTCAACGTTGATCTCGGCATGCAGCAAGGTATCGGCGCGTTCGACGCGCAGGGCAGTCACGATCCGGGCCCAGGCGAACCGGACGCGCGCTACCGCAAATACACCGCAACCCTGAGCTACTTGCAGCCGTTCAAGGTATGGGGCGAGTCCTTCAGCTTCAGCAGCCTGATGACCGGTCAGCGCAGTGAAGACGTGCTGTTCAGCCCGCAGCGCAGCAGCCTCGGTGGTTCTTCGTCGATTCGGGGCTACAAGGATCAGTCGTTGTCCGGTGACAGCGGTGGTTACTGGCGCAACGATTTGCGCTGGAGCCGCCCGGTCACAGCGCAGTGGCTGCGCCCGGTATTCGCGGAGTACGGCACCAGCCTCGGCTACGACCAGGGCGTGATTCGCGGTGATCGCTACAACGGTGACCAGCATGGGCGCATGTCGAGTAACTCCGTGGAGTTGTTCGCCCGGGGTCAGCACGTCGCCGCCAGCGTGACGTTTGCCCATTCGCTGGAACGACCGGACGCGCTGACCGAGCGCGAAGCGCCGATCTATTTCCGCCTGGATTTCTTCATTTAA
- a CDS encoding LysR family transcriptional regulator has protein sequence MNLLAAIASFIKVVESGSIVAAAKALGVSAAAVSQTLNRLEAHLGVRLLQRTTRSMALTENGAVYYNRVKRIAADLESAQNLISSHETELQGRLSIASTSAFGRHVLAPLIAGFAALHPRLIVELSTTNGKISHIQDGIDLSLRIKPQLEDGIVARKIVSLPFIMCASPAYLQRAGWPQSPDDLRHHACLAFRYPLDGRFLRWSFSRDGQRYDADINATAISDDIDALAQMAANGAGITRLAEFVAAPFIESGRLVPLFDHQHSEVVEPMEIYVCVQERAAMTPKVRAFVDYLTEHLQTRWPMNAELAKASADCR, from the coding sequence ATGAATCTGTTAGCGGCGATTGCCAGTTTTATCAAAGTCGTCGAATCGGGCTCGATTGTCGCTGCCGCCAAGGCATTGGGGGTCAGCGCGGCAGCGGTGAGCCAGACTCTCAATCGACTCGAAGCACACCTCGGCGTGCGCTTGCTGCAACGCACCACGCGCAGCATGGCCCTGACCGAAAACGGCGCGGTGTATTACAACAGGGTCAAGCGCATTGCAGCGGATCTGGAATCGGCACAAAACCTGATCAGCAGTCATGAAACCGAACTGCAGGGTCGTCTGAGCATCGCCTCGACCTCAGCGTTCGGCCGGCATGTGCTGGCGCCGTTGATCGCTGGTTTCGCTGCGCTGCATCCGCGCCTGATTGTTGAACTGTCGACCACCAACGGCAAGATCAGCCACATCCAGGACGGCATCGACCTGAGCCTGCGGATCAAGCCGCAACTGGAGGACGGCATCGTCGCGCGCAAGATCGTTTCGCTGCCGTTCATCATGTGCGCCTCGCCTGCCTATCTGCAGCGCGCCGGTTGGCCGCAATCACCGGACGATCTTCGACACCACGCGTGCCTGGCGTTTCGTTACCCGCTGGATGGGCGTTTTCTGCGCTGGAGCTTTAGCCGCGACGGGCAACGTTACGATGCCGACATCAATGCAACGGCGATCAGCGATGACATCGACGCGCTGGCGCAAATGGCAGCCAACGGTGCAGGCATCACACGGCTGGCAGAGTTCGTGGCGGCGCCCTTTATCGAGAGTGGCCGACTGGTGCCGCTGTTTGACCATCAGCACAGCGAGGTGGTTGAGCCGATGGAGATTTACGTCTGCGTACAGGAACGCGCGGCGATGACGCCAAAGGTCAGGGCCTTTGTCGATTATCTGACTGAGCATCTGCAGACGCGGTGGCCGATGAACGCTGAATTGGCCAAGGCCAGCGCAGATTGTCGGTGA
- a CDS encoding DUF2798 domain-containing protein, whose protein sequence is MNQSTQSEAVYLRRRKLSPRATPYVFALYMATIMAFLMSLVITAANSGIDNDYLNNALHAYKLAMPVAFLCILVVRPIVSKLVALTVHPHR, encoded by the coding sequence ATGAATCAAAGCACCCAGTCCGAAGCTGTCTATCTGAGGCGTCGCAAGCTTTCGCCGCGCGCCACGCCCTACGTGTTTGCGTTGTACATGGCAACGATCATGGCGTTCCTGATGTCGCTGGTGATCACCGCCGCCAACTCCGGGATTGATAACGACTACCTGAATAATGCGTTGCACGCCTACAAACTGGCGATGCCGGTGGCGTTCCTGTGCATCCTCGTCGTGCGGCCCATCGTGAGCAAACTGGTAGCGTTGACGGTGCATCCGCACCGCTAG
- a CDS encoding thiamine pyrophosphate-requiring protein, producing the protein MTTTVGDFLVERLSQWGVTRIFGYPGDGINGVFGALSRAHGKIEFVQARHEEMAAFMASAHAKFTGELGVCIATSGPGASHLITGLYDARMDHMPVLAIVGQQARTALGSHYQQELDLLSMFKDVAGAFVQQASAPSQVRHLLDRAVRTAIGERRVTAIILPNDLQDLPYEAPARAHGTAHSGVGYTKPKVLPYDVDLQRAAEVLNAGEKVAILVGAGALQATDEVIAVAEKLGAGVAKALLGKAALPDDLPWVTGSIGLLGTEPSYKLMSECDTLLMIGSGFPYSEFLPKEGQARGVQIDLQPDMLSLRYPMEVNLVGDAAETLAALLPLLEQKTSSKWRKKIEGWRGSWEKTLEKRAMAKASPINPQRVVYELSPRLPDQAIITSDSGSCANWYARDLKIRRGMQCSLSGGLASMGAAVPYAIAAKFAHPERAVIALVGDGAMQMNNMAELITVAKYWRQWASPKWICAVFNNEDLNQVTWEQRVMEGDPKFEASQSIPDVPYHLFAISIGLKGIFVDREEDVAAAWEQALASDVPVLIEFKTDPNVPPLPPHIKLEQAKKFATTLLKGDPDEAGVILQTAKQVLSSVLPGKK; encoded by the coding sequence ATGACGACGACAGTGGGAGACTTTCTGGTTGAGCGGCTCAGCCAATGGGGCGTCACGCGGATCTTTGGTTATCCGGGCGACGGCATCAATGGCGTCTTCGGCGCGCTGAGCCGGGCACACGGAAAAATCGAATTCGTTCAGGCGCGGCATGAAGAAATGGCGGCGTTCATGGCCTCGGCGCATGCCAAGTTTACCGGTGAGCTGGGCGTGTGCATCGCCACCTCCGGCCCCGGTGCGTCGCACCTGATCACCGGGCTCTACGATGCGCGGATGGATCACATGCCGGTGCTGGCAATTGTCGGCCAGCAGGCGCGCACCGCGCTCGGCAGTCACTATCAGCAAGAACTCGATCTGTTGTCGATGTTCAAGGATGTCGCTGGTGCATTCGTGCAGCAGGCGTCGGCGCCCTCGCAAGTCCGGCATCTGCTTGACCGTGCAGTGCGCACGGCCATTGGCGAGCGCCGTGTCACGGCAATTATCCTGCCCAATGACTTGCAGGATCTGCCCTATGAAGCGCCGGCCCGAGCGCACGGCACCGCGCATTCCGGGGTCGGTTATACCAAGCCGAAAGTACTGCCTTACGACGTCGATCTGCAGCGTGCAGCGGAGGTTTTGAATGCCGGCGAGAAGGTCGCGATTCTGGTCGGTGCCGGTGCGTTGCAGGCCACCGATGAAGTGATTGCGGTGGCGGAAAAACTCGGCGCCGGGGTGGCCAAGGCGCTGCTCGGCAAAGCTGCGTTACCGGACGATCTGCCGTGGGTGACCGGCAGCATCGGCCTGCTTGGCACCGAGCCCAGCTACAAGCTGATGAGCGAGTGCGACACCTTGTTGATGATTGGCTCCGGATTCCCATACTCGGAATTTCTGCCCAAGGAAGGCCAGGCACGCGGTGTGCAAATCGATTTGCAGCCGGACATGCTCAGCTTGCGTTATCCGATGGAGGTCAATCTGGTCGGCGATGCCGCTGAAACCCTCGCCGCGCTTCTGCCGCTGCTGGAACAAAAGACCTCAAGCAAATGGCGCAAGAAAATCGAAGGCTGGCGCGGCAGTTGGGAGAAAACCCTGGAAAAACGCGCGATGGCCAAAGCCAGTCCGATCAACCCGCAGCGGGTGGTGTACGAACTGTCTCCGCGCCTGCCCGATCAAGCGATCATCACCAGTGACTCCGGCTCCTGCGCTAACTGGTATGCCCGGGACCTGAAGATCCGGCGGGGCATGCAATGTTCGTTGTCCGGTGGCCTGGCGTCGATGGGCGCTGCGGTGCCCTATGCGATTGCCGCCAAGTTTGCTCATCCCGAGCGCGCGGTGATTGCGTTGGTGGGTGACGGCGCGATGCAGATGAACAACATGGCCGAGCTGATCACGGTCGCTAAATACTGGCGCCAGTGGGCGAGTCCGAAGTGGATCTGCGCGGTGTTCAACAACGAGGATCTCAATCAGGTGACCTGGGAACAGCGGGTGATGGAGGGCGATCCGAAGTTCGAAGCGTCGCAGAGCATTCCCGATGTGCCGTATCACCTGTTCGCGATTTCGATTGGCCTGAAAGGCATCTTTGTCGATCGCGAAGAAGATGTCGCCGCCGCCTGGGAGCAGGCGCTGGCGTCTGATGTACCGGTGCTGATCGAGTTCAAGACCGACCCGAACGTGCCGCCGCTACCGCCGCATATCAAGCTTGAGCAGGCGAAGAAGTTCGCCACGACCTTGCTCAAAGGCGACCCGGACGAGGCCGGTGTCATCCTGCAAACCGCCAAACAAGTGCTCAGCTCGGTCCTGCCCGGAAAAAAATAA
- a CDS encoding DUF72 domain-containing protein: MIFVGCAGWSLGREHWPEFPAEGTHLQRYAARLNSVEINSSFYRAHRRQTYERWADSVPDGFAFAVKIPKLISHELRLAGCAAALDEFLEQCAGLGDRLGCLLLQLPPSLAFDAVVAEAFFTALRERFGGAVVLEPRHESWCEAEPMLLDFRIAQAAVDPSRISSDTAPRGWAGVKYWRLHGSPRIYHSAYDSAFVQRLEQALQIAAAEGAATWCIFDNTASGAATGNALTLATLTSP, encoded by the coding sequence ATGATTTTTGTGGGTTGTGCGGGGTGGAGTCTTGGGCGCGAGCATTGGCCGGAATTTCCCGCTGAGGGTACGCACTTGCAGCGCTATGCCGCACGCCTCAATAGCGTCGAAATCAACAGTTCGTTCTACCGTGCGCATCGTCGTCAGACCTACGAGCGTTGGGCGGATTCCGTGCCGGACGGGTTTGCCTTTGCAGTGAAGATACCCAAGCTCATCAGCCATGAACTGCGCCTGGCAGGTTGCGCAGCAGCACTCGATGAGTTCCTCGAACAATGCGCCGGATTGGGCGATCGATTGGGTTGTTTGTTGCTGCAATTACCACCGTCGCTGGCGTTTGATGCGGTAGTTGCCGAGGCATTCTTTACCGCGCTACGGGAGCGTTTTGGCGGCGCGGTAGTGCTGGAACCCCGACACGAGTCGTGGTGCGAGGCGGAACCAATGTTGCTCGATTTCCGGATTGCCCAGGCAGCGGTCGACCCCTCGCGCATCAGCAGTGACACCGCGCCAAGAGGTTGGGCCGGCGTCAAATATTGGCGCTTGCACGGCTCACCGCGCATTTACCACAGCGCCTACGATTCAGCCTTTGTGCAAAGACTCGAACAAGCACTGCAGATCGCGGCGGCCGAGGGCGCCGCGACCTGGTGCATCTTCGACAACACCGCCAGTGGCGCCGCGACAGGCAACGCGTTGACGCTGGCGACACTGACATCCCCTTGA
- a CDS encoding alpha/beta fold hydrolase has protein sequence MSTFTTQDGTEIYFKDWGSGKPVLFSHGWSLDADMWEYQMEYLSSRGYRTIAFDRRGFGRSDQPWTGYDYDTFADDIAQLINHLDLRDVTLVGFSMGGGDVSRYIARHGSERVAGLVLLGSVTPLFGKKADFPQGVDTSVFDGIKAGLLQDRAQFIADFAAPFYGTNQGQKVSDGVLTQTLNVALLASLKGTVDCVTAFSETDFRADMAKIDVPTLVIHGDGDQIVPFETTGKLAAASIKDAELKVYAGAPHGFAVTHAQALNEDLLAFLQR, from the coding sequence ATGAGCACATTCACCACCCAAGACGGCACCGAGATCTATTTCAAGGATTGGGGCAGCGGCAAGCCCGTGCTGTTCAGCCACGGCTGGTCGCTGGATGCCGACATGTGGGAGTACCAGATGGAATACCTGAGCAGTCGCGGCTACCGCACCATCGCGTTCGACCGCCGGGGTTTCGGTCGTTCCGATCAACCGTGGACCGGCTACGACTACGACACGTTTGCCGATGACATCGCACAACTGATCAACCATCTGGATCTGCGCGACGTCACCCTGGTCGGGTTTTCCATGGGTGGCGGCGACGTCAGCCGCTACATCGCCCGCCACGGCAGCGAACGTGTCGCCGGGCTGGTATTGCTGGGTTCGGTCACGCCATTGTTCGGCAAGAAAGCCGACTTCCCGCAAGGCGTCGACACGTCGGTGTTCGACGGCATCAAGGCCGGCCTGCTGCAGGATCGTGCGCAGTTCATCGCGGATTTCGCCGCACCTTTCTATGGCACCAATCAGGGCCAGAAAGTCTCCGACGGCGTTCTTACGCAAACCCTGAACGTCGCGTTGCTGGCTTCGCTCAAAGGCACCGTCGACTGCGTGACGGCATTCTCGGAAACCGACTTCCGCGCCGACATGGCCAAGATCGATGTGCCGACGCTGGTGATCCATGGCGACGGCGATCAGATCGTGCCGTTCGAAACCACCGGCAAACTGGCCGCTGCTTCGATCAAGGACGCCGAGCTGAAGGTCTACGCCGGCGCGCCGCACGGGTTTGCCGTGACGCATGCACAGGCATTGAATGAAGACCTGCTGGCGTTTCTGCAGCGTTAA
- the mntP gene encoding manganese efflux pump MntP: protein MNPVSLIFLALAMSTDAFAAAIGKGSSLHKPRLTEALRTGLIFGVIEAITPIIGWLIGQAATRWVAEWDHWIAFTLLVILGLHMIYNGLKHEDEEEQKPGQHSFMILAVTAFATSIDALAVGVGLAFVDVNIWVAAAAIGLATMTMVTIGVMLGRVLGAVVGKRAEIVGGVVLMIVGATILYEHLSA, encoded by the coding sequence GTGAATCCCGTTTCCCTGATATTCCTCGCTCTGGCCATGTCCACGGATGCGTTCGCCGCCGCCATCGGCAAAGGCTCCAGCCTGCACAAACCGCGTCTCACCGAAGCACTGCGCACCGGCCTGATCTTCGGCGTGATCGAAGCCATCACCCCCATCATCGGCTGGCTGATCGGCCAGGCTGCGACCCGCTGGGTTGCCGAATGGGATCACTGGATCGCCTTCACCCTGCTGGTGATTCTCGGCCTGCACATGATCTACAACGGTCTGAAGCACGAAGACGAAGAAGAACAAAAACCTGGCCAGCACTCCTTCATGATCCTCGCGGTCACCGCTTTTGCGACCAGCATTGATGCGCTCGCCGTGGGCGTTGGCCTGGCGTTTGTCGACGTGAATATCTGGGTGGCTGCGGCCGCGATCGGTCTGGCGACGATGACCATGGTCACGATTGGCGTGATGCTGGGTCGCGTGCTGGGCGCGGTGGTTGGCAAGCGTGCGGAAATCGTCGGTGGCGTGGTGCTGATGATCGTCGGTGCAACGATTCTGTATGAGCACCTTTCAGCCTGA
- the yghU gene encoding glutathione-dependent disulfide-bond oxidoreductase encodes MSKAPYVPPQVWKNDAPSGGQFASINRPTAGPTHEKTLPVGKHPLQLYSLATPNGVKVTIVLEELLALGHRDAEYDAWLIRINEGDQFSSGFVEINPNSKIPALLDRSVEPPVRVFESGSILLYLAEKFGALLPKDLAGRTETLNWLFWQMGAAPYLGGGFGHFYAYAPEKLEYPINRFTMETKRQLDVLNRRLGESAYLAGDSYTIADIAVWSWYGQLVRNTVYSAAEFLSAQDYTHVQRWAEDIAQRPAVVRGMRVNRTWGDEESQVAERHQAADLD; translated from the coding sequence ATGAGCAAAGCGCCCTACGTTCCGCCCCAGGTCTGGAAAAACGACGCACCGTCCGGCGGCCAGTTCGCCAGTATCAACCGCCCGACTGCCGGGCCAACCCATGAAAAGACCCTGCCGGTCGGCAAGCACCCGTTGCAGCTCTATTCACTGGCCACGCCGAATGGGGTGAAGGTCACCATTGTGCTCGAAGAGTTGCTCGCGCTCGGTCACCGCGATGCCGAATACGATGCCTGGCTGATCCGCATCAACGAGGGCGATCAGTTCTCCAGCGGTTTTGTCGAGATCAATCCGAACTCGAAGATTCCGGCGTTGCTGGATCGCAGCGTCGAGCCGCCGGTCCGCGTCTTCGAGTCCGGTTCGATCCTGCTGTATCTGGCGGAAAAATTCGGCGCCTTGCTGCCCAAGGACTTGGCCGGACGCACCGAAACCCTCAACTGGCTGTTCTGGCAAATGGGCGCGGCACCTTATCTGGGTGGCGGTTTCGGGCATTTCTATGCCTATGCGCCGGAGAAGCTCGAGTATCCGATCAACCGCTTCACCATGGAAACCAAGCGTCAGCTTGATGTGCTGAATCGGCGTCTCGGCGAAAGTGCTTATCTGGCCGGCGACAGCTACACCATCGCCGATATCGCGGTGTGGTCGTGGTATGGCCAACTGGTGCGCAACACGGTTTATTCGGCGGCAGAATTTCTCTCCGCGCAGGACTACACCCATGTCCAGCGCTGGGCCGAAGACATCGCGCAGCGGCCTGCGGTCGTTCGCGGCATGCGCGTCAACCGCACGTGGGGCGATGAAGAGAGCCAGGTTGCCGAGCGCCATCAGGCTGCAGATCTGGACTGA
- a CDS encoding cupin: MSDSTAARVHTLLFERNDWVPNNPRLPVLVYPQAIAIEGSDPAALFEQIFSANGWPPQWRYGVYDFHHYHTEGHEVLGVAAGHARLMLGGPDGHVLQVSAGDALLLPAGTGHCNLQSSADFLVVGAYPPGQHADICRAAPSQEQQQSIDHLAFPEQDPLQGSRGALLKYWLKQP, translated from the coding sequence ATGTCCGATTCAACGGCGGCTCGCGTACATACCTTGCTGTTCGAGCGCAACGATTGGGTACCGAACAACCCGCGCTTGCCGGTGCTGGTTTATCCGCAAGCGATTGCCATTGAGGGTAGCGATCCGGCTGCGTTGTTCGAACAGATCTTCAGCGCCAATGGCTGGCCGCCGCAATGGCGCTATGGGGTGTATGACTTTCATCACTATCACACCGAGGGTCATGAAGTGCTGGGAGTTGCCGCTGGCCATGCACGGTTGATGCTTGGCGGGCCTGACGGACATGTGCTGCAAGTGAGTGCCGGCGATGCCCTGCTGCTGCCCGCCGGCACTGGTCATTGCAATCTGCAATCCAGCGCTGACTTTCTGGTGGTGGGTGCGTACCCGCCGGGGCAACACGCCGATATCTGCCGCGCGGCGCCGAGCCAGGAACAGCAGCAGAGTATCGATCATCTGGCGTTTCCCGAGCAGGATCCACTGCAAGGATCGCGAGGCGCGCTTTTGAAATATTGGCTCAAGCAGCCCTAG
- a CDS encoding winged helix-turn-helix transcriptional regulator has protein sequence MKRKSLQGNACPVARTLDLIGDWWSLLIIRDALEGIRRFSDFQKSLDIAKNILSARLKALVEQGILQTVPAADGCAYKEYALTERGKALQTVIVALSQWGGEFMYAPGESGSVMVDAQNRQPIRKLELLAEDGRKLRGDEVATRLGVAH, from the coding sequence GTGAAGCGCAAAAGCCTGCAAGGCAACGCCTGCCCGGTCGCCCGGACACTCGATCTGATCGGTGACTGGTGGTCGCTGTTGATCATTCGCGATGCACTGGAAGGCATTCGCCGCTTCAGCGATTTTCAGAAGAGCCTCGACATCGCGAAAAACATCCTCAGCGCTCGGCTCAAGGCGCTGGTCGAGCAAGGGATTCTGCAAACGGTGCCGGCCGCTGATGGCTGCGCCTACAAGGAATACGCGCTGACTGAGCGCGGCAAGGCCTTGCAGACGGTAATCGTTGCGTTGTCGCAGTGGGGCGGGGAATTCATGTACGCGCCGGGTGAGTCGGGCTCGGTGATGGTCGATGCGCAGAATCGCCAGCCGATTCGCAAGCTGGAACTGCTGGCCGAGGATGGGCGAAAGTTGCGGGGGGATGAGGTTGCTACGCGCCTTGGTGTGGCGCACTGA